Proteins encoded by one window of Deinococcus radiodurans R1 = ATCC 13939 = DSM 20539:
- a CDS encoding thiamine pyrophosphate-dependent dehydrogenase E1 component subunit alpha gives MIQPFTADPIRFVAEDGRPVLALPERYTPALLRELHRLMLQGREFDRKLITLLRQGRTSFYSQASGMEATQIGLAKAIRAGHDWVWGYYRDQVLGMGLGVPMFTLISQCLGSNTDECRGRQMPHHFSSRAHNFVSASSSIASQVPPAAGNARAQKYLGTDEITVVTFGDGATSEGDWHTGMNMAGAMQAPCLFVCENNQWAISTHIRHQTASENIHIKAKAYGMPGFYVDGNDVVAVMEVCHHAAEWVRAGNGPALVECLTYRVGSHSNADADAEKSYRTRDEVNEWLGRDPIQRVENLLEHLGDPISAEERAGMIAEIHKQIDDDVRRAEAAGYPDWRIMFEDVYSDMPDHLRQQAAMLREEQGGSA, from the coding sequence ATGATTCAACCCTTTACTGCTGATCCCATCCGCTTCGTGGCGGAAGACGGGCGGCCTGTGCTGGCGCTGCCGGAGCGTTACACCCCGGCGCTGCTGCGTGAGCTGCACCGCCTGATGCTCCAGGGCCGCGAATTCGACCGCAAACTCATCACCCTGCTGCGGCAGGGGCGCACCAGCTTCTACTCGCAGGCGAGCGGCATGGAGGCCACCCAGATCGGGCTGGCGAAGGCCATTCGCGCCGGGCACGACTGGGTGTGGGGCTACTACCGCGACCAGGTGCTCGGCATGGGCCTCGGCGTGCCGATGTTCACGCTGATTTCGCAGTGTCTGGGCTCCAACACCGACGAGTGCCGGGGCCGCCAGATGCCGCACCACTTTTCCTCGCGGGCGCACAATTTCGTCTCGGCAAGCAGCTCCATCGCCTCGCAGGTGCCGCCCGCCGCCGGCAACGCGAGGGCGCAAAAGTACCTCGGCACCGATGAAATCACCGTCGTGACCTTTGGGGACGGCGCGACCAGTGAAGGCGACTGGCACACCGGCATGAACATGGCGGGCGCCATGCAGGCCCCCTGCCTCTTCGTGTGCGAGAACAACCAGTGGGCCATCAGCACCCACATCCGGCACCAGACCGCCTCCGAGAACATCCACATCAAGGCGAAGGCCTATGGGATGCCCGGCTTCTACGTGGACGGCAACGATGTGGTGGCCGTGATGGAAGTCTGCCACCACGCCGCCGAATGGGTGCGGGCGGGCAATGGCCCCGCGCTGGTCGAGTGCCTGACCTACCGCGTCGGCTCGCACTCCAACGCCGACGCCGACGCCGAAAAGAGCTACCGCACCCGCGACGAGGTGAACGAGTGGCTGGGCCGTGACCCGATTCAGCGCGTTGAAAACCTGCTCGAACACCTCGGCGACCCCATCAGCGCCGAGGAACGCGCCGGAATGATTGCCGAAATCCACAAGCAGATCGACGACGACGTGCGCCGCGCCGAGGCCGCCGGGTATCCCGACTGGCGCATCATGTTCGAAGACGTGTACTCCGACATGCCCGACCACCTGCGGCAGCAGGCGGCGATGCTGCGCGAGGAGCAGGGAGGCAGCGCATGA